The following are encoded in a window of Neomicrococcus lactis genomic DNA:
- a CDS encoding rhodanese-related sulfurtransferase, translating to MSLSRIALFYAFTPLADPEAIRLWQISLLEQWGLKGRIIVSKHGINGTAGGEITALKQYVKATRQYPGFKKLDVKWSDGSADDFPRISVKNRNEIVSFGAPEELVVDENGVVGGGEHLRPEEVHELVEQKKEAGEEVVFFDGRNAFEAQIGRFKNAIVPDVATTHDFIKELDSGKYDDLKDKPIVTYCTGGIRCEVLSALMKNRGFKEVYQLKGGIVRYGETFGDKGLWEGSLYVFDRRMHMEFTPEAVTIGECVHCGKGTNKFENCSNLSCRNLRLFCADCAADPVKRDCGQCSREDSAAESVTASV from the coding sequence GTGTCTTTGAGCCGAATTGCCTTGTTTTACGCCTTTACCCCGCTAGCTGACCCAGAAGCCATCCGCTTGTGGCAGATCTCCCTCTTGGAGCAGTGGGGCCTGAAGGGGCGCATCATTGTATCCAAGCATGGAATTAACGGCACCGCCGGTGGTGAAATCACGGCCCTCAAGCAATATGTGAAGGCCACGCGCCAGTACCCAGGCTTCAAGAAGCTCGACGTGAAGTGGAGCGACGGCTCCGCAGATGACTTCCCGCGCATCTCCGTCAAGAATCGCAACGAGATCGTTTCCTTTGGCGCGCCTGAGGAACTCGTGGTGGATGAGAACGGTGTCGTCGGCGGTGGCGAGCACTTGCGTCCCGAAGAGGTTCACGAACTCGTAGAGCAGAAGAAGGAAGCCGGCGAAGAGGTGGTCTTCTTTGACGGTCGTAACGCGTTTGAGGCCCAGATCGGCCGTTTCAAGAACGCGATCGTTCCCGACGTCGCCACCACGCATGATTTCATCAAGGAGCTCGACTCCGGCAAGTATGACGATCTTAAGGACAAGCCGATCGTCACGTATTGCACCGGCGGCATCCGTTGCGAGGTCCTCTCCGCGCTCATGAAGAACCGCGGCTTCAAAGAGGTGTACCAGCTCAAGGGCGGCATCGTCCGCTACGGCGAAACCTTCGGTGACAAGGGCCTTTGGGAAGGCTCGCTCTACGTCTTCGACCGCCGCATGCACATGGAATTCACGCCGGAAGCCGTCACGATCGGCGAGTGCGTGCACTGTGGCAAGGGCACCAACAAGTTCGAGAACTGCTCCAACTTGTCCTGCCGTAACTTGCGTTTGTTCTGCGCTGATTGCGCGGCTGACCCGGTCAAGCGCGACTGCGGTCAGTGCTCTCGCGAAGATTCAGCTGCGGAAAGCGTTACGGCTTCCGTTTAG
- a CDS encoding GNAT family N-acetyltransferase, whose translation MVSVTTTYLEMLDSGSLKASARELPAQCQIALMPHISADFSKFLYRSVGSDLNWADRLIWSRQQWQDAISQEGTETYVLYVNHAPAGYVELVSRLKEADVETTEVEIMYFGLFPEATGQGLGGILLSEGIARAWDMDSRWESLPPVSRVWVHTCSLDGPAAIPNYEARGLTVYHTETEDLDPQDGAIGLWPASS comes from the coding sequence GTGGTTTCTGTAACAACGACGTACCTAGAAATGCTTGATTCCGGCTCCCTCAAGGCTTCCGCGCGCGAGCTTCCGGCTCAGTGCCAGATCGCCCTGATGCCACATATCAGCGCGGACTTCTCCAAGTTCTTGTATCGCAGCGTGGGAAGCGACCTCAATTGGGCGGACCGACTGATCTGGAGTCGCCAGCAGTGGCAAGACGCGATCAGCCAAGAAGGTACTGAAACGTACGTTCTCTACGTCAACCATGCTCCTGCCGGCTACGTGGAACTCGTCTCGCGTCTCAAAGAAGCCGATGTAGAGACCACTGAAGTGGAGATCATGTACTTCGGCCTCTTCCCCGAAGCAACGGGTCAGGGACTAGGTGGCATCTTGCTGAGCGAAGGTATCGCTCGAGCGTGGGACATGGACTCCCGCTGGGAATCACTACCGCCGGTCTCCCGCGTGTGGGTTCACACGTGCAGTCTCGATGGCCCCGCCGCGATCCCGAACTACGAAGCACGCGGACTCACGGTGTATCACACCGAAACGGAAGACCTCGATCCGCAAGACGGCGCAATCGGACTGTGGCCAGCGTCGTCGTAA
- a CDS encoding DUF7059 domain-containing protein, with the protein MTSIASATPEFAAVPDAPASGDVVLLDALAAELEAARFYYDDIEAFLGADGFQALNREQVTPARRIIVREFTKPRPHPLAVVLSLFIIGDEVNATLVRDAFPTLGVEGLEELRLIEWTDFGVKATVDLRPHASEANEIWVASDLGQLQAPGVLRNDYVLGIGQASLTLARFVDRSPVKSALDVGAGCGIQTFHLLDHCERVVATDISDRALAYTRFNVLLNRRAWNLEPQDVRRGGRLHLVKGDMLKPVAGQRFDLVVSNPPFVITPRVPGGDVFTYRDGGLPGDQLVGELITQVPKVLVPGGQVFMLANWEIAHADGGEAELDWKKRPQEWIAAAHQGGQPLDSWFIQRDQANGHEYAETWLKDAAEARDPELYAQRYGQYLDDFAARNVYGVGFGMVWLRAFGGVIERYEEILHPLEEPIGPAFAAAVERADEAAQWQAADAMKDQYFAVPDDVTEERHQRPGAEHPSVILLRQGAGFRRSTILTSEAAGFVSACDGDLNAGVIAQAIATLSPDIAEEDEAAFVENLLQQIEHLFLMGFLHVTHG; encoded by the coding sequence GTGACTTCAATTGCGTCCGCAACCCCAGAATTTGCCGCAGTCCCCGACGCTCCGGCGAGCGGCGACGTCGTACTCCTTGACGCTCTCGCAGCGGAACTTGAAGCGGCACGCTTTTACTACGACGACATCGAGGCGTTTCTTGGCGCCGATGGATTTCAGGCGCTCAACCGCGAGCAAGTGACGCCAGCGCGGCGGATCATCGTGCGCGAGTTCACGAAGCCCCGCCCGCATCCACTCGCGGTAGTGCTGAGCCTGTTCATCATTGGCGATGAAGTCAATGCCACCCTGGTGCGAGACGCCTTCCCGACCCTCGGCGTGGAGGGTCTCGAGGAACTGCGGCTCATCGAGTGGACGGATTTCGGCGTCAAAGCCACGGTTGACTTGCGTCCACACGCTTCCGAAGCGAACGAGATTTGGGTTGCGAGCGACCTGGGTCAGCTGCAAGCGCCGGGCGTTCTGCGCAACGACTATGTGCTGGGAATCGGGCAGGCATCGCTCACCCTCGCTCGTTTTGTGGACCGCTCGCCGGTCAAGAGCGCACTCGACGTGGGTGCCGGTTGCGGCATTCAGACGTTCCATTTGCTGGACCACTGTGAGCGCGTGGTGGCGACCGATATCTCGGACCGAGCGCTCGCGTACACCCGCTTCAACGTGCTGCTGAACCGCCGTGCGTGGAACCTTGAGCCGCAGGACGTGCGCCGCGGCGGCCGATTGCATTTGGTGAAGGGCGACATGCTCAAGCCCGTTGCTGGTCAACGCTTTGACTTGGTGGTGAGCAATCCGCCGTTCGTCATTACTCCGCGTGTACCGGGCGGCGACGTGTTTACCTACCGCGACGGCGGACTTCCGGGCGATCAGCTGGTGGGGGAACTCATTACGCAGGTTCCGAAGGTGCTGGTTCCTGGCGGCCAAGTGTTCATGCTGGCCAATTGGGAAATCGCGCACGCCGATGGCGGCGAAGCGGAACTCGATTGGAAGAAGCGCCCTCAAGAGTGGATTGCCGCTGCCCATCAGGGAGGGCAACCGCTGGATTCTTGGTTTATCCAGCGCGACCAAGCGAACGGACACGAGTACGCCGAGACGTGGCTCAAAGACGCCGCTGAAGCACGTGACCCGGAATTGTATGCCCAGCGCTACGGACAGTACTTGGACGACTTCGCCGCCCGCAACGTCTACGGCGTGGGATTTGGTATGGTCTGGCTCCGCGCGTTTGGCGGGGTCATTGAGCGCTACGAAGAAATTTTGCATCCGCTGGAGGAGCCCATCGGTCCGGCTTTCGCTGCCGCTGTAGAGCGCGCGGATGAAGCCGCGCAGTGGCAAGCGGCCGATGCCATGAAGGATCAGTATTTCGCGGTCCCAGATGATGTGACGGAAGAACGTCATCAGCGTCCGGGCGCAGAACACCCGAGTGTCATCCTGCTACGCCAGGGCGCTGGCTTCCGCCGCAGCACCATCTTGACGAGCGAGGCCGCCGGATTCGTGTCTGCGTGCGACGGTGATCTCAACGCGGGCGTGATCGCACAGGCCATCGCGACGCTCTCTCCGGACATTGCCGAAGAAGACGAAGCCGCCTTCGTGGAGAACTTGCTGCAGCAGATTGAGCACTTGTTCCTTATGGGATTTCTGCACGTCACCCACGGTTAA
- a CDS encoding ArsR/SmtB family transcription factor: MMQNSSAGTTALAEAVRKNSANAVVISDPQAIRALAHEARLEALEELFASQASRTATELAGRCRLTPSAMSYHLRALEKYGFVMRAPSEGDGRERRWRAAGDHLVVGSFRESYAAKNAYLSVQLNAFRDRLTNEIQFRESERAENIEPPADRAPVLTTGLMFMNEEKQKEFIRKMYALVEEYEHISGPEERSIGGERLYYMLSLLPERLNRNAGAPVEDEDFKEDDDAEASS; the protein is encoded by the coding sequence ATGATGCAGAACAGTTCCGCCGGGACCACGGCGCTAGCTGAAGCGGTACGCAAAAATTCAGCGAACGCCGTCGTTATTTCGGATCCCCAGGCCATCCGGGCGCTCGCTCACGAGGCCCGGCTGGAAGCCTTGGAAGAACTCTTCGCATCTCAGGCCTCACGAACCGCAACGGAGCTTGCTGGACGGTGTCGACTGACGCCGAGCGCTATGAGCTATCACTTGCGCGCTCTGGAGAAGTACGGCTTCGTGATGCGCGCCCCGAGCGAGGGCGACGGACGCGAGCGACGCTGGCGCGCAGCCGGCGATCACCTCGTGGTTGGATCATTCCGCGAGTCATATGCGGCCAAGAATGCGTATTTGAGCGTGCAGCTCAACGCCTTCCGAGATCGCCTCACGAACGAAATCCAATTCCGCGAAAGCGAGCGTGCGGAGAATATTGAGCCGCCCGCGGACCGCGCACCGGTACTCACCACCGGCCTCATGTTCATGAATGAGGAGAAACAAAAGGAATTCATTCGGAAGATGTACGCGCTTGTCGAAGAGTACGAGCACATCTCCGGTCCCGAAGAGCGCTCCATTGGTGGCGAGCGCTTGTATTACATGCTTTCTTTGCTGCCAGAACGCTTGAACCGCAACGCCGGCGCCCCGGTTGAGGACGAGGATTTCAAAGAGGACGACGACGCCGAGGCTAGTTCCTAA
- the topA gene encoding type I DNA topoisomerase has product MPAKAKAPTGRKLVIVESPAKSKSIAKYLGEGFDVDASVGHIRDLPQPSELPAELKKTSIGKFAVDVDNDFEPYYMVYPDKKKRVAELKAKLKESDELFLATDADREGEAIAWHLLEVLKPKVPVHRMTFTEITKEGIARALENIRDLDTDLVDAQETRRVLDRLYGYEISPVLWRKVARGLSAGRVQSVATRMVVERERERMAFRSANYWDLSGTFTTESAESFTAKLTSLDGRRVAAGRDFDDKGNLTTGRNGAAVHLNEEAARSLAYALERVPFEVTSVENKPYTRRPAAPFTTSTLQQEASRKLRWSSRSTMQVAQRLYENGYITYMRTDSVFLSNEAVNAARRQATELYGAAYVPSSPRLYKAKNDSAQEAHEAIRPAGDAFRRPQDVRSSLSADEFKLYELIWKRTVASQMADAKGSTASVRLAGTSTAGQKAEFSASGTVITFPGFMAAYEEGKDVDQEAAQEAEAERRLPNLKVEESLTSTNIEASGHDTTPPARYTEASIVAELEKREIGRPSTYAPTISTIMDRGYVTKRGGALVPSWIAFSVIRLLEEHFAKYVDYEFTARLEDDLDEIAAGHVKRTDWLKRFYFGGDDLEGLAADVENLGEIDARAINSIEIADGIVLRVGKFGPYLEQALPADAPEGTEPVRANVPDDLAPDELTAEKALELMASNGSGERVLGVDPSTGREIVAKDGRYGAYVTEVIPELTEEELAAIPVEYYKNGKPKPPKKPVKEKPRTGSLFKSMSLDSVTLEDALKLLSLPRVIGVDAEGAEITAQNGRFGPYLKKGSDSRSLATEDEIFSTTLEKALEIYSQPKQRGARQAVPPLAEFGPDPVSEKNIVVKEGRFGAYITDGVTNITIPRDTTLEELTRERAIELLADKRARGPVKRGAKAPAKKTTAAKKTTTAKSTATKSTSVARAPKK; this is encoded by the coding sequence GTGCCCGCAAAGGCCAAAGCACCCACAGGTCGCAAGCTCGTTATCGTCGAGTCTCCGGCGAAGAGCAAATCCATCGCAAAGTACTTGGGCGAGGGGTTCGACGTCGACGCTTCTGTCGGCCACATTCGTGACTTGCCTCAGCCGTCCGAACTGCCCGCTGAGCTCAAGAAAACCAGCATCGGCAAGTTCGCTGTAGACGTTGATAACGACTTCGAGCCGTACTACATGGTGTACCCGGACAAGAAGAAGCGCGTTGCCGAACTCAAAGCGAAACTGAAAGAGTCTGATGAACTCTTTCTCGCAACCGATGCGGATCGCGAAGGCGAAGCCATTGCATGGCACTTGTTGGAAGTATTGAAGCCCAAGGTGCCTGTGCACCGCATGACCTTCACGGAAATCACCAAAGAAGGTATTGCTCGCGCGCTTGAGAACATTCGTGACCTGGACACCGACTTGGTGGACGCTCAGGAAACTCGCCGCGTGCTGGACCGTTTGTACGGTTACGAGATTTCCCCAGTGCTGTGGCGCAAGGTTGCGCGCGGCCTGTCTGCCGGACGTGTGCAGTCCGTGGCCACCCGAATGGTGGTGGAGCGCGAGCGCGAACGCATGGCGTTCCGGTCTGCCAACTACTGGGATCTTTCCGGAACTTTCACCACCGAAAGCGCTGAATCCTTTACCGCGAAGCTGACCTCTTTGGATGGTCGCCGCGTTGCTGCCGGTCGCGACTTTGACGACAAGGGCAACCTGACCACCGGACGCAATGGCGCTGCGGTTCACCTCAATGAAGAGGCTGCGAGGTCGCTCGCTTACGCTCTGGAACGCGTGCCTTTTGAAGTCACGTCCGTTGAGAACAAGCCGTACACGCGTCGCCCAGCGGCACCGTTCACGACCTCAACCCTCCAGCAGGAAGCGTCCCGCAAATTGCGCTGGTCCAGCCGTTCTACCATGCAGGTGGCGCAGCGGTTGTACGAAAACGGCTACATCACTTATATGCGTACGGACTCGGTCTTCCTTTCGAACGAAGCAGTCAACGCTGCTCGTCGTCAGGCCACCGAACTCTACGGCGCAGCGTACGTTCCAAGCTCTCCACGTCTGTACAAGGCGAAGAACGATTCTGCACAGGAAGCTCACGAAGCAATCCGCCCAGCCGGTGACGCCTTCCGCCGTCCGCAGGACGTGCGCAGCTCACTGAGCGCCGATGAGTTCAAGCTCTACGAACTGATTTGGAAGCGCACCGTTGCCTCCCAGATGGCTGATGCCAAGGGTTCCACGGCCTCCGTACGTTTGGCGGGCACCTCTACTGCCGGTCAGAAGGCTGAGTTCTCCGCATCCGGTACCGTCATCACCTTCCCTGGCTTCATGGCTGCATACGAAGAGGGCAAGGACGTTGACCAGGAAGCTGCTCAGGAAGCGGAAGCGGAACGCCGTTTGCCGAACCTGAAGGTCGAAGAGTCGCTCACCAGCACCAACATCGAGGCCAGCGGCCACGACACTACGCCGCCAGCGCGCTACACCGAAGCCTCCATTGTGGCTGAGCTGGAAAAGCGCGAGATCGGCCGTCCTTCCACGTACGCGCCGACTATTTCCACCATCATGGACCGCGGCTACGTCACGAAGCGTGGCGGGGCCTTGGTTCCAAGTTGGATCGCGTTCTCCGTGATCCGTCTCCTCGAAGAGCACTTCGCGAAGTACGTGGACTATGAATTTACGGCACGTCTCGAAGATGACCTCGACGAGATTGCTGCCGGACACGTCAAGCGCACCGATTGGCTCAAGCGTTTCTACTTCGGTGGAGATGACCTTGAAGGTCTTGCCGCTGACGTGGAGAACCTTGGCGAAATCGATGCTCGTGCCATCAACTCGATCGAGATTGCTGACGGCATTGTGTTGCGCGTCGGCAAGTTCGGTCCGTACCTCGAGCAGGCGCTTCCAGCTGATGCTCCCGAAGGCACAGAGCCAGTACGTGCCAACGTGCCGGACGACTTGGCCCCGGATGAGCTGACCGCCGAGAAGGCTCTCGAACTCATGGCCTCCAACGGATCTGGCGAGCGCGTGCTCGGCGTGGATCCGTCCACCGGCCGTGAGATCGTGGCAAAGGATGGTCGTTACGGCGCCTACGTCACGGAAGTCATTCCTGAACTGACTGAAGAAGAGCTCGCTGCGATTCCGGTGGAGTACTACAAGAACGGCAAGCCAAAGCCGCCGAAGAAGCCGGTCAAAGAAAAGCCACGCACGGGTTCGCTCTTCAAGTCCATGAGCTTGGATTCGGTGACCTTGGAGGATGCTCTCAAGCTTCTGAGCCTCCCACGCGTTATTGGCGTGGACGCCGAAGGTGCTGAGATCACGGCTCAGAACGGCCGCTTTGGTCCATACCTGAAGAAGGGTTCTGATTCCCGCTCGTTGGCGACTGAGGACGAAATCTTCAGCACCACGTTGGAGAAGGCCCTCGAGATTTACTCGCAGCCGAAGCAACGTGGCGCCCGTCAGGCTGTCCCGCCGCTCGCTGAGTTCGGTCCTGACCCGGTCAGCGAAAAGAACATTGTGGTGAAGGAAGGCCGCTTCGGCGCCTACATCACCGACGGTGTCACCAACATCACCATTCCGCGCGATACCACTCTCGAGGAACTCACTCGCGAGCGTGCCATCGAATTGCTCGCCGACAAGCGCGCACGCGGTCCGGTGAAGCGCGGTGCCAAGGCTCCAGCTAAGAAGACCACGGCTGCAAAGAAGACGACGACGGCGAAGTCCACCGCAACCAAGTCCACGTCGGTAGCTCGCGCACCCAAGAAATAA